DNA sequence from the Verrucomicrobiota bacterium genome:
GTCGTCTGCTGGAAGTTGAAAGATGATGGATGGATAGGAAGTCGGTTTTGATGCCGCGTGGTTCCGTGAGCATTGCTTCCCGCCGGTGGTCATACGCTGAAACTGCGCCTGGCTGTTTTCAGCGTCAAGTGTCCGTTTCTGCTGTTCGGATTCTGCTCTTTTCACCGCGCTTTAGTAAGGAGGCGCACAGCGGCCCGTATGGCGGGGCTGGCGAGCGGGCTAGAGGCGGTTGCGCTCCTTATTTCGCCTGTGTCGTTCCGGCAACGTCTCGCGGTTGCAGACAAAGCACCAGGAGGGCATGAACGTCGTCGGTTTGCGGAATCAGTTTTGGTTTGTTTTCAACACCGATCATTTTGCTTTCCAACCGATGCACGGGAATATATCAACCCTCCAACCCAAAACATGAGCGAGCCTGCGACCAAAGAATTACCACCACGTCTGACTTCCCTCGATGCGTATCGCGGGCTGGTCATGTTCCTCATGATGGGCGAGGTGTTCCGCTTTTGTCGCGTGTCCGCCGCGCTGCCGGACAACGGTTTTTGGAAATTCCTTTGCCACCACCAATCGCACGTCGCGTGGATCGGCTGTTCGCTGCACGACCTGATTCAGCCGTCGTTCTCATTCATGGTCGGCGTGGCGCTGCCCTTCTCCATCGCCAGCCGTTTCGCGCGGGGGCAGACGCGGACGCTGATGAGCCTGCACGCATTCTGGCGCGCGCTCGTGTTGATTCTGCTCGGCGTTTTCCTTCGGTCCACCAGCTCCCAACAAACCAACTGGACCTTTGATGACACGCTCACTCAAATCGGACTGGGTTATGGCTTCCTGTTTCTGCTTGGCTTTCGACCGGTGCGCGATCAATGGATTGCGCTAGCGCTGGTGCTGGTCGGTTACTGGGCCGCGTTCGCGTTGTACTCGGTGACGCCGGACTTCGATTACGAAAAAGTCGGTGTGTCCAAGGATTGGCCGCATTTGATGACGGGTTTTGCCGCGCATTGGAACAAGAACAGCAATCTCGCGTGGGCCTTCGACACGTGGTGGATGAATCTCTTTCCGCGTAAAAACCCGTTTCTCTACAGCGGCGGGGGCTATGCGACGCTGAGCTTCATCCCGACGCTCGGCACAATGATTCTCGGCCTCATCGCCGGCGGCATGTTGCGCAGCGAACGGGCGCCGTGGGCCAAGGTGAAATGGCTGGCCATCGCGGGCGTCATTTGTCTGGCGGCCGGCTGGCTGTGCGGCGCGCTCGGCATCTGCCCTGTGGTCAAGCGTATCTGGACACCGAGTTGGACATTGTTCAGCGGCGGTTGGTGCTTTTTGCTGCTGGCGGGCTTCTACGTGGTCGTGGACATCATTGGCCTGCGGCGACTGGCGTTTCCGCTGACCGTCATCGGTATGAACTCGATCGGCGCGTATTGCATGGCTCACTTGTTTGAAGGCTTCATCATGAAAAATCTGAAGATCAATCTTGGCAAGGACGCCTTCGGATTTTTGGGCGACGCCTACGAACCGCTTCTCCACGGCACAGCCACGATGCTGGTCTTCTGGCTGATTCTTTACTGGATGTATCGGCGAAAAATATTTTTACGGATTTAGCGCCGCACAATCTATCGAACGCCCGCTGCGGCTTGGGAAGCCAGTTTCCGGACGTGCAGCAACACGGGAAGCGACGTTTGTTTGCCGACTTGATTCTCGACGGCGAAACACAGGCGGTCGGTTTCGGGCACCCATTTGGCGGCGGTCAGAAAAATCTCCCGGTCGTTCTGGTCCTTGGGAATCAATACGCCGTTGAGACCGATGTTATCGACGATCACGCCATGCGGCAGGTTATCGACAGTGAAAGTGATCAGGTCGTCGTGACCGTTACGCCGGACTTTGAGCCAGCCGGGAACGGTTTGGCCGGGCGCAATCGTGATTTCCAGTGGTTTGGTTGCATTGGTCGTCGCCGTGGAAACCGGCGTGGTTGAAGCATCGGGTTCGAGCGCGACGAACAACTTCGGCTTCTCGCCCAGTTTGATTTTGCCGAGGTTATTCACTTCCTTTGTGACAGGCTTGCCGTCAATCGTCGCGGTCGCCGTCACCATTGTCATTTCGGCGTTGGTTTCGTAGGGTTGCGGCGCGTCGGGTACGGCGTTGATCGTGCCCTTGGCTTCAGCATGGCCGGCTTGAATAACCAGCGGCGTCGAGACGCTGAAACCCGGCGGCAGACCGCTGATGTCCACTTTGATTTCGCCGTCAAATCCATCTGCTCGATCCGCACTCACAGAAAACTCCTGACCGCTGCCGGCGCTGACAGTCGGATTCGCGCCGTTGAGGGTCACGGCAAAATCGGGTTTGGCGTCGCGAACCGTCAGCCGATACGCGAACCGTTCACCGCCGTATCCCCTCGTGTCAGTGACGCGGACGAGATACGAACCATCCGCCGGCGCGGTGAAAAGAAGTTTCGAATCCGAACCGAGCTTGCGGTCGGCATCATCGTCATTGGCGTAGTAGAGCGTGAAGACCGGCAGGCCGTTGGCGACGAGTTTCGCGCCGGGCGGATGGGGCTCGACGATGTAGCACGGTTCGTCATTCGCGTGGGCCGTCGCGCTGGTGTCAAAATAATCGCGGCGCTTGCCATTGGAGGTGTAGAATTGAAAGCCGGAGTCCGGTCCTTGCGGCATGCGAAAGATTTTGCAGACTTCGCCCTGGAGATACATCAACTGATTCAACTCCATTTCCCGCCAGTTCTCGACACGGCAGTCGGTCGTATTTGAATCAATAGGTCGGAAGGTGACTTGCGAATCGCGGACTGCCTGAAGCAACAGCCGCTCCACGGGTTTTCCGTCGGCGTGCAGGACTTCGATCTTCGTGTCGATGGGTGACCCGCGTCGCGCGGCGGCGGTCTCGATGCTCCAGGTTTTTCCCGCCTTGGAATCAAACTGGAACAGATCGACGTCAGTCGATTGTCCCTTCGCGATCGCCCAGATTCGGCCGTTGACCGAGCAAGGAGCGAGAATTTTCATCGCCTGGCCGGGCGCATCATTCGGTTCAGCCTCGATCAACTCCGGGCCATCGCCCACCAACACTTTGAATGTACCCCGGCTGCGGAATATCTCCGGATCAATCGGAACGCCAACACCGCCTTGCACGACTGGCATCGCGTTCAGCTTCACGGTCTTTGCATTGCGCGCGGCACGCGGCTTGGTAGGAACCATATTTGATGTCGTTTCGTTCGCGCTGCCGGCGTTAACGCGAACTTTCGGTTGGGGCGGAAGATTGTAACCAATCAACTTCACTTCACTTTCGACGTTTGCCGGTACACTCAACGGAAAACAGCCAACGACCATTGGGAACGCACCCATCGATAGCCGGTAAAAATTCTCTTTTCCGCCGGCGGCCATTTCGTCGCCGATGCGCACGCGGTAGCGGCCGGTGGTCGGAATCTTGAACGCGAGCAACGGATCACCGCCGTCGAAACCGTTGTTGTGGTCCAGCACCGCGCCTTTGGCATTGAGCAACGTCAGCGCGGCATTGGCTTTCGAGCCAATACTCTTTGCGTTAAGATCGAAGACTACCGTCTGCCCGCCCTTGGTTTCGAAATCGATTTCGTCGGTGTCGCCCATCGGGTCGAGCGTTCCCCAGAAGGTCACGGGCAATTTCAAAACGCTTTGATTGGTCTTGCTGGCAGCGCTTTCGTAGGCCTGTGGCAGATCATCGACATATAATTTGAGCTTGCCGCTTTCACCGGCAGCGTTGGCGACGGAGAATTCGTAGCCGCCACGCGTTAGATTGGTCTTGGCGGTGACTTGCATCCAGGCTTCGTTCTCAGTTGCCGGACTGTCACTCAAAATCACCGCCGTCAATTTCGAGTTTTGAAATTTCACCTCAGTCAACCCGGCGAGGTTCGCGCCGATCAATTTGATCTTGGCGTTGACTCCGCGCTGAATGCCGCGCGGTTCAGCTTGCTTGAGTTCCGGCTTGGGCGGCGGCATCGCCTTCCCGGTTGCAGCGTCATAAAACCCCAACGAACCGTCGAGCCGGCCGGCGATGATCATTTTTTTGTCGGCGGCGAAAGCCAGCGCAGGCGACCAGTCGGGTTGTTTCTCCAGCACCAGTTGTTCTTTGATCTCAGCACCGTCCCACAATTTGATCGTGCGATCCTCGGCGCTTGACAGCAGCGTCTTGCCGTCGGGCGAAAAGATGAGATTCAAGATGGCGCCTTCGTGCGCGAACTTGGAATCGAGGATCGGGTTGGTGGTTTCCGCTGCTGTCTCGGTGATTTGCCAGATGCGGATGCGACTATCGACACCACCTGCGATGAGCCGTTTGCCGTCCGGACTGAAGGCGACGGCGTAAAGTTCCTTGAGCGATTGTGAAAGCGTGTCGCGGCGTTCGCCGGTGGCCACGTCCCACAGTTTCACGGTGCGGTCGGCACTGGCGCTGGCGAGAATCTTGCCATCCGGCCGGAACGCCAGATCAAACACGCAGCCATTGTGGCCAGAAAGGGTTTTGATTTCCTCGCCAGTTTCAACTTTCCACAGTTTGATCTTTTGATCGTAACTGCCGGTCGCGAGAATTTTTCCATCAGGAGACAACGCGATGGAGTAGAGGGCGTCTTTGTGGCCTTCCAACGTGCGAACCAACGTGCCATCGGACACCTTCCACTGGCGCACCTCCCCGAACAATCCCGGCTCTCCGGCCGCGGCAAACAATTGAGCGCCGTCGGCAGAAAACACGACGGCGTTCACGTTGCCACGATGTCCAGTGAGTGTCCGGACCACGTTTTGGTTGTCTGCGGAACGCAACTCGACTTCGCCGTAGCGCGCCACAGCAATGAGTTTCGGCTCGGGCGCGTAGGCGAGGGCGTTGATCGACATGCGCGGTTTCACTTTTGGAGTGATCTTCGGCACCACCAGTTGTCGCGCGATGGCTTTGCCTTCGGGCGGGGCGTGGGCGCCGGCGTCGATCCAAGCTTTGATCGCAGCGATTTCATCCGGTTCGAGTTTTTTGCGTTTACCGGGCGGCATGATTTTCTTTTTCCCTTCGCGCTCGACCTTGCCTTCGATCATTTTCACCAGGAGACTCTCGGCGCTTTTGCCCGGCACGATTACGGCGCCGGTTTCGCCCCCTCTTGTCAGCGTTTCAAAACTTTCAAGCACCAGCTTTGCTTCCGGGTCCTGCGCCGCGTGGCAATCGAGGCAATGTTTGAAGAAAATCGCGTCCACAGCAGCGTAGTCGTTGGCTGGCTTTGCGTCGGCGCCGCGCGCGTTGAGGGAAACCAACGCGCCGACAAGTATCGCAATGAAGAATTGCACGAACATGATTGGGTGCTTACTTAGCACAAAGCCGAAACCCAACAAAGACCAAAAAGTTCCCCACCTGCGATTGAACTTCTGTTAACATGTGCGCATGGCGCGGCAGTTCACCATTGGCATTGTGAGCGATATTCATTACGCCGGCGCGGCGGAGAAAGCGCGCGGCAACGATTTCGAGTTCCTTGGTGTCACCAACCCTTTGCAGCGATTGGTAGCCCGCGCCTATCGCCACTTCATCTGGTTGCGCTATCCGATGGGTCACAATCATCTGCTGGACGAGTTCCTGAAACGGATGGATTCACCCGATTACGTCATTGCCAATGGCGATTACTCATGCAACTCCGCGTTTGTGGGCGTGAGCGATGACGCCGCCTGCCTGAGCGCGCGGGAATGCCTGGAAAAACTACGCAACAAATTCGGCGAGAACTTTCAGGCGAGCTTCGGCGACCACGAACTCGGCAAACTGAGTTTCATGGGCGGACAGGGTGGGATGCGACTGGCGAGCTGGCATCGGGCGCAAAAGGAGTTGGGGCTGCAACCGTTTTGGCGAGTCGAACTCGGCAATTACGTTTTGATGGGCGTGGCGTCGTCGCTCGTGGCGCTGCCCGTTTATGAACCGGACACGCTGGCGATGGAACTGGCCGAGTGGAAGGAACTGCGCGCGCAGCACCTGGAGGAAATTCGTCGTGCCTTTGCCCATCTGAAACCCGATCAACGCGTGTTGCTGTTCTGTCACGACCCGACCGCACTTCCGTTTCTTTGGCAGGACGAAAGTGTGCGCAGCAAACTTCCGCAAGTCGAACAAACAATCATCGGCCACCTGCACACGAATCTGATTTTCTGGAAGAGCCGGTTGCTGGCCGGGATGCCGATGATTCCATTCCTCGGCCACACGACGAGACGGCTGACCGCGGCGTTGCACGAAGCACGCCACTGGCGACCATTCAACGTGCGACTCTGTCCCTCGCTGGCGGGAATTGAACTCCTGAAGGACGGCGGCTATTACACCGCCGGACTGGATGCCGACGCGCAACAGCCGGCGCGCTTTCATTTTCATCGTCTTGCGCGTTAAAGAGCACCAAGGCAAATTTGCAACCACACCGCCGATCCGTTCGGGCAAACCCTTTCCTCAAGAGCAGGTTATCCGCCGAGCAGCAACGACGGTTTGACTTTATCATCGCCGAGGCCAAATCGCGGAAAGGCTTTGAGCGAGAAGGTCAGGGCGACGGTGAAATCGTCCGGGCCGGTGCGGCTGTTCCGGAGGCGAAAAGTCAGGGCCGCCGTCCAACTGCGCAGGTCGCGGTAGAGCGTGTACATCTGTTCCTCCATGACGCCGTCGCGTAATTCGTAATAGTGTGTCATGCGCGCGCCCCAGTTTTCGTTCATGCGATAGTAAAGGCTGCTAGTGAGGAGACTGTTGCCGAAACCGAGTTCAGGGCCGTCCCGCAGATAGCGATGACCGACGGTCCAGCTCCAGACGTTGTTGGGTTGCAGGGTGAGCGTATGGTCGGCGATCCGCAACACTTCGCGGCTGATGTCATAGCGGGTCTGCGAATTGAACGTGATCCAGGAACGCGGTTTTAGATCGAGGTCGGAATAAGCATCCGCAAAGGTGCCCTGGCCGGCGCGCGGATTCAGCCGCCAGTCGGTATAGACGGCCCAGTTGACGAGGTTGTCGATTCCCTCGGCGCGTTTCGTTTGCAGTTTATTTCGCAGACCGAAGCGCAAGACGTTCTGGCTGTCGATGGAATCAATCGCGTTGTAGTCCGGGAATTCTATCGGCAAGAGGCGAAGGCTGGGCGATTCGTAATCGAACTGCGGCAGTTCCAGCGGACGGCGGTTGGGTGCTGGAACATAGACGTAGTTCACAGACGGCTCGATGATGTGGCGCAGGCCGTCGGCATCCCAGAATTTGCTGCGCACGCCGCGCCAGAGTCGCGAGGCCTTGAAGGAAACTTCCGCGCCGGTGTTGAAGACGCCGCGATATTCTTCCTTGGTGACGCCGCCGGTGTCATCTGCCTCGCCGTAGTAAGTGAACCGTCCGCCGACGCGCGGCGTGAAGTTCAGCCAGCTAAAAAAAGTGTAGGGCAGGAGGATTTGGTGGAACGAGTCGGCGCGCGCCGCGGCAAAATCCGCCATGAGGATGTTGGTGTCGGCAAACTTACGGCGGAAGTAACCGACCGAACTCTCGCTCTCGTAGTAAAAAGGCGATTCACCAAGTTGCTGGCGAAAGGCGGTGAGTTTCACATCGGGGAGGCGTTCGACGGTTTCCTGGAAATCATTGAGGCGCGGTTGAGCCAGGACGTTCAGGCTGAAGTTGGGCCAGAGCTGATTGACTTCCACAAACGTCTTGGGCTGGACGTTGAGCCGGTAGTCGCTTTCAAAGAAATCCCGATCGACCCGTTCATCGCTCTGATAGTTGACAACGGCTTTGACGGTCAAGTTGGTGCGCAGAGTTGTTTGGTAGGAAAAAGCCGCACGCTGGCGGTCTTTATCGATGGGCAGACCGGCGGAATCAAGACCGGGCTGCCTGTCGTGGGTGTAATAATACTTGGCGGTGCCATCGCCGAAGGCTCCCAGGTGGAAATTGACATCCGGTCCATAACCAAAGCCGCGTTGCTGGCGGTAGTCCGCGTGCAGTTCGCCATCAAGTTGGTCGTTCAGAAACCAAGTGTACGTGCCCAGCACGAATGGTCCGAAGCGGCTGCGGTAGCCGGGCGTGATAAGGAACTGGTTGGCTTTGCGTCCCAACGGGCGTTTGTAGTACGGAAAATAAAAGACCGGCACGTTCCCAACGTAAAGAAAGGCATGGTGCGCCTCAAAGTATTTGCCGGGGACAATTTTTATTTTTTTGGCGTGGATGCTTTGGGCCGGTTGGGCGATGTCATCCGTCGTGATGAAGGCGTCCGTGGCGGTGTAGGTCTGATTGGT
Encoded proteins:
- a CDS encoding LPS-assembly protein LptD: MRNLRAILVLPFVSMTIAVAQQSPEEPALEVESLNPQFESSIDLKTGLVTAGPDVVLKYDNAVLTADKATLNQETTEVFAEGHVRIQRDDQTWVGDNIHYNFKTRDMSAEAFRTGRAPLFAAGERLEGNQTNQTYTATDAFITTDDIAQPAQSIHAKKIKIVPGKYFEAHHAFLYVGNVPVFYFPYYKRPLGRKANQFLITPGYRSRFGPFVLGTYTWFLNDQLDGELHADYRQQRGFGYGPDVNFHLGAFGDGTAKYYYTHDRQPGLDSAGLPIDKDRQRAAFSYQTTLRTNLTVKAVVNYQSDERVDRDFFESDYRLNVQPKTFVEVNQLWPNFSLNVLAQPRLNDFQETVERLPDVKLTAFRQQLGESPFYYESESSVGYFRRKFADTNILMADFAAARADSFHQILLPYTFFSWLNFTPRVGGRFTYYGEADDTGGVTKEEYRGVFNTGAEVSFKASRLWRGVRSKFWDADGLRHIIEPSVNYVYVPAPNRRPLELPQFDYESPSLRLLPIEFPDYNAIDSIDSQNVLRFGLRNKLQTKRAEGIDNLVNWAVYTDWRLNPRAGQGTFADAYSDLDLKPRSWITFNSQTRYDISREVLRIADHTLTLQPNNVWSWTVGHRYLRDGPELGFGNSLLTSSLYYRMNENWGARMTHYYELRDGVMEEQMYTLYRDLRSWTAALTFRLRNSRTGPDDFTVALTFSLKAFPRFGLGDDKVKPSLLLGG
- a CDS encoding DUF5009 domain-containing protein — translated: MFLMMGEVFRFCRVSAALPDNGFWKFLCHHQSHVAWIGCSLHDLIQPSFSFMVGVALPFSIASRFARGQTRTLMSLHAFWRALVLILLGVFLRSTSSQQTNWTFDDTLTQIGLGYGFLFLLGFRPVRDQWIALALVLVGYWAAFALYSVTPDFDYEKVGVSKDWPHLMTGFAAHWNKNSNLAWAFDTWWMNLFPRKNPFLYSGGGYATLSFIPTLGTMILGLIAGGMLRSERAPWAKVKWLAIAGVICLAAGWLCGALGICPVVKRIWTPSWTLFSGGWCFLLLAGFYVVVDIIGLRRLAFPLTVIGMNSIGAYCMAHLFEGFIMKNLKINLGKDAFGFLGDAYEPLLHGTATMLVFWLILYWMYRRKIFLRI